A genome region from Nocardiopsis exhalans includes the following:
- a CDS encoding sugar ABC transporter permease — protein MSQQTHVSHDADGAQPQNGPRRDPRLLATAASPSGWLQALRRNLKGGELGAVPVIVGLLLIAIVFQSMNDRFLSPQNLSNLTVQIAAVGLMTTGVIMVLLLGEIDLSIGSVAGLSAGVLAVLAVRHGWSEWAAIGAALTIGLLVGLIHGVIFAKMGVPAFVVTLAGLLGWQGVHLYLMGGDGSINTSANGPIAMLTQTYFVPVVGWFLVGVALVLYLLSVLTAERRRRIAGLPYKPLSEVLFRTFLLSLPLVGGVWILNQFKGVPLAFLIFVGFVVVLDLVLRKTRYGRMVYAVGGSSEAARRAGINVDLIRISVFGIASTLAALGGIMLVSRNFAASVSTGGGAELMMAIAAAVIGGTSLFGGRGNAYSALLGGLVLGAITSGLLLLQMDTSVRFMITAAVLLIAVVLDAVSRRGRKTHARGGA, from the coding sequence ATGAGCCAGCAGACACACGTTTCCCACGACGCCGACGGGGCCCAGCCGCAGAACGGCCCCCGGCGCGACCCCCGCCTGCTGGCCACCGCAGCCTCACCCAGCGGCTGGCTCCAGGCCCTGCGCCGCAACCTCAAGGGCGGCGAACTGGGCGCGGTGCCGGTCATCGTCGGCCTGCTGCTGATCGCCATCGTCTTCCAGTCGATGAACGACCGGTTCCTGTCCCCGCAGAACCTGTCGAACCTGACAGTGCAGATCGCCGCCGTCGGCCTGATGACCACCGGTGTCATCATGGTCCTGCTGCTCGGCGAGATCGACCTGTCCATCGGTTCGGTGGCCGGTCTGTCCGCCGGTGTCCTGGCGGTCCTCGCGGTCCGGCACGGCTGGTCCGAATGGGCCGCCATCGGTGCGGCCCTGACCATCGGGCTCCTGGTGGGCCTGATCCACGGCGTCATCTTCGCGAAGATGGGCGTACCGGCCTTCGTGGTCACCCTCGCCGGCCTGCTCGGCTGGCAGGGCGTGCACCTGTACCTCATGGGCGGCGACGGGAGCATCAACACCAGCGCCAACGGTCCGATCGCGATGCTCACCCAGACCTACTTCGTCCCGGTCGTGGGCTGGTTCCTGGTCGGGGTAGCCCTGGTTCTCTACCTGCTGTCGGTGCTGACGGCCGAGCGCAGGCGGCGCATCGCCGGTCTGCCCTACAAGCCGCTCAGCGAGGTGCTCTTCCGCACCTTCCTGCTGTCCCTGCCGCTGGTCGGCGGCGTGTGGATCCTCAACCAGTTCAAGGGTGTGCCGCTCGCCTTCCTGATCTTCGTGGGCTTCGTGGTCGTGCTGGACCTGGTACTGCGCAAGACCCGTTACGGCCGCATGGTCTACGCCGTGGGCGGCAGCTCCGAGGCTGCCCGGCGCGCCGGTATCAACGTGGACCTGATCCGGATCTCCGTCTTCGGTATCGCCTCCACGCTCGCGGCGCTGGGCGGCATCATGCTCGTCTCCCGCAACTTCGCGGCGAGCGTCTCCACCGGCGGCGGCGCCGAGCTGATGATGGCCATCGCGGCCGCGGTCATCGGCGGCACCAGCCTGTTCGGCGGTCGCGGCAACGCCTACTCCGCCCTGCTGGGCGGCCTGGTGCTGGGCGCCATCACCTCGGGCCTGCTGCTGCTCCAGATGGACACCTCCGTGCGGTTCATGATCACGGCGGCAGTCCTGCTGATCGCCGTCGTCCTGGACGCGGTCTCCCGCCGCGGTCGCAAGACCCACGCCAGAGGCGGTGCCTAG
- a CDS encoding ROK family transcriptional regulator, with amino-acid sequence MTDTGTTPGSQSALRQANERRVVDVLRQDGTQTQAELARATGLSAASVSNIVRGLRSAGTVSVRNTSSNGRRARAVTLLRPPGTVVAVDFAVDQIRVAVGDSDGNMLARESIAYEVTADAGRSIRRAAWLTETTLLGARIDLGTVASVVASVPGPIAPDTGEVGAISCLPRWAGFRPAAALEQRLGLPVLAENDANLAVVAERRAGAAQGAEHVIQVVLGEGVGSGIVMSGQLFRGAGGTAGEIGHIGLDPRGQVCRCGNRGCLETFVGTGYLLNMLPRNYDLAPGTDRARLKGVVASALGEDPGSRRIIAEAGTALGQGVAIMANLFNPDRVVVSGDLAEAGALLLEPMRRAMELGTLGGALAQLELVTSDLGEDAAIRGALLTAAHSMR; translated from the coding sequence GTGACCGACACCGGCACGACCCCCGGGTCCCAGTCCGCGCTGCGGCAGGCCAACGAGCGGCGGGTCGTGGACGTGCTGCGCCAGGACGGCACCCAGACGCAGGCCGAACTGGCCCGTGCCACCGGCCTGTCCGCGGCCAGTGTCTCCAACATCGTGCGCGGTCTGCGCTCGGCCGGGACCGTCTCGGTCCGCAACACCTCCTCCAACGGGCGCCGGGCGCGGGCCGTCACCCTGCTGCGCCCGCCTGGAACGGTCGTGGCCGTCGACTTCGCGGTCGACCAGATCCGGGTGGCGGTCGGAGACAGCGACGGCAACATGCTGGCCCGCGAGAGCATCGCCTACGAGGTCACCGCTGATGCCGGACGCTCGATCCGCCGGGCCGCGTGGCTGACCGAGACGACCCTGCTGGGGGCCCGGATCGATCTGGGCACGGTGGCCTCGGTGGTGGCCTCCGTCCCCGGCCCCATCGCGCCCGACACCGGTGAGGTCGGTGCCATCTCCTGCCTGCCCCGCTGGGCGGGCTTCCGTCCGGCCGCGGCGCTGGAGCAGCGGCTGGGCCTGCCGGTGCTGGCCGAGAACGACGCCAACCTCGCGGTGGTGGCCGAACGCAGGGCGGGCGCCGCGCAGGGCGCCGAGCACGTCATCCAGGTGGTGCTGGGGGAAGGGGTCGGCTCGGGCATCGTGATGTCCGGTCAGCTCTTCCGGGGCGCGGGCGGTACCGCCGGCGAGATCGGGCACATCGGGCTCGACCCGCGCGGGCAGGTGTGCCGCTGCGGTAACCGCGGTTGCCTGGAGACCTTCGTCGGCACCGGTTACCTGCTGAACATGCTGCCCAGGAACTACGACCTGGCCCCCGGGACGGATCGGGCCCGGTTGAAGGGCGTGGTCGCCTCGGCCCTGGGGGAGGATCCGGGCAGCCGACGCATCATCGCCGAGGCCGGGACGGCTCTGGGACAGGGTGTGGCGATCATGGCCAACCTGTTCAACCCGGACCGCGTGGTGGTCAGCGGCGACCTGGCCGAGGCCGGTGCCCTCCTGCTGGAGCCCATGCGCCGTGCGATGGAGCTGGGGACCCTGGGCGGTGCCCTGGCCCAGCTCGAACTGGTGACCAGCGACCTGGGTGAGGACGCCGCGATCCGTGGCGCGCTGCTCACGGCAGCTCACAGTATGCGCTGA
- a CDS encoding styrene monooxygenase/indole monooxygenase family protein, with translation MRKILVVGAGQSGLQLALGLLAEDYDVTLINPQGPEEIRAGRVLSTQCLFGPALRRERRHGLDLWGERAPRITGVGVRVVGQGGGAAPDLDWVGSLDEPARSVDQRLKLVAWMELFVQGGGRLLRRRVAAGELAELGSDHDLVIAAAGRGELAELFPRDESRSPFREPQRTLSLAYVTGAEPHPGGGVLGRTAVPGAGELFTLPTLSLNGVCQALMVEAVPGGPLDRPLGRGATGEDVLAGLLDVLRVHVPWEYERFSPARLADPMAALYGGYTPVVREPVARLADGTLVLGMADSVVSNDPVTAQGANMASLCADVYRRAIVDHGGRPFDENFMRAAFAAYWRHARQVTAWSRVMLSGPHHVWELYRLAERHQPTADRFANSFSDPAGLIDWFLHPERAMEYVDSVRRTLPDGSSYVPIS, from the coding sequence ATGCGCAAGATCCTCGTCGTCGGTGCCGGGCAGTCCGGACTCCAGCTCGCTCTCGGCCTGCTCGCGGAGGACTACGACGTCACCCTGATCAACCCGCAGGGGCCCGAGGAGATCCGTGCTGGACGGGTGCTGTCCACGCAGTGCCTGTTCGGTCCGGCCCTGCGCCGCGAACGCCGCCACGGCCTGGACCTGTGGGGTGAGCGGGCCCCGCGGATCACCGGGGTGGGCGTCCGCGTGGTCGGCCAGGGCGGGGGAGCGGCCCCGGACCTGGACTGGGTCGGGAGCCTTGACGAGCCCGCCCGGTCCGTGGACCAGCGGCTGAAACTGGTCGCCTGGATGGAGCTGTTCGTACAGGGCGGTGGTCGCCTGCTGCGGCGCCGGGTCGCGGCCGGGGAACTGGCGGAGCTCGGCTCCGACCACGACCTGGTCATCGCCGCGGCCGGCCGTGGGGAGCTGGCCGAACTCTTCCCCCGGGACGAGAGCCGATCGCCCTTCAGGGAGCCCCAGCGCACCCTGTCCCTGGCCTACGTGACCGGGGCCGAGCCGCACCCCGGCGGCGGTGTCCTGGGGCGCACGGCCGTCCCTGGGGCGGGCGAGCTGTTCACCCTGCCCACCCTGTCCCTGAACGGTGTCTGCCAGGCCCTGATGGTTGAGGCCGTGCCGGGCGGGCCGCTGGACCGGCCCCTGGGTCGCGGGGCGACTGGCGAGGACGTCCTGGCCGGGCTGCTCGACGTCCTGCGCGTACACGTCCCCTGGGAGTACGAGCGCTTCTCCCCGGCCCGGCTGGCCGACCCCATGGCCGCCCTGTACGGCGGTTACACGCCGGTGGTGCGCGAGCCCGTCGCCCGGCTGGCCGACGGCACCCTGGTCCTGGGCATGGCCGACTCGGTGGTCAGCAACGACCCCGTCACCGCACAGGGCGCCAACATGGCCTCGCTGTGCGCCGACGTCTACCGGAGGGCCATCGTCGACCACGGCGGGCGCCCCTTCGACGAGAACTTCATGCGCGCGGCCTTCGCCGCCTACTGGCGGCACGCCCGCCAGGTCACCGCGTGGAGCAGGGTGATGCTGTCCGGTCCGCACCACGTGTGGGAGCTGTACCGTCTGGCGGAACGGCACCAGCCCACCGCGGACCGGTTCGCCAACTCCTTCAGCGACCCCGCGGGACTCATCGACTGGTTCCTGCACCCCGAGCGGGCGATGGAGTACGTCGACTCCGTCCGTCGTACCCTGCCGGACGGGTCGTCCTATGTCCCTATCTCCTAA
- a CDS encoding AbgT family transporter produces the protein MRLTIGALSAIERVGNKLPHPFWLFVIMAGLVILASVVLSALNVSVVSPADGETVSVTSLLSTEGIHFIIGDAISNFAAFPPLPLIVAVMIGVSVAEQSGLITAALRGSVTRVPKKWLTFAVVLTGISASVASDAAYVVYIPLAAMVFKAVGRSPILGLVVGFGSVSAGYNAALTITLTDALMSGLSTSAAQIIDPGYVVNPLANFFFTFASAIFLAIVITLLTELVLVKLSGNAREDEDAEIGDLGSMLLTDSERKGMRRAGLTLLVYFGLIAAVLAPPASPLRGEDGGVLSSPLLSGVAFVLAIAFLLVGIVYGRTTGSLPTMASVPPAMAVGVRELAPVLVLFFAAAQFIAYFSWSGMADVIAISGANFLESTGVPPALLFVGFLVLAAILNVFITSGSAQWALIAPVFIPMFMLMGISPETTQALYRIADSATNIISPMSAYFIMVLGLLQKYRKDAGVGTMISLTLPISITVFVSWTLFFFLWWGLGIPLGPGTPYTY, from the coding sequence ATGCGCCTGACCATCGGCGCCCTCTCCGCCATCGAACGCGTCGGCAACAAACTGCCGCACCCGTTCTGGCTGTTCGTCATCATGGCCGGGCTGGTGATCCTCGCCAGTGTCGTGCTCAGCGCGCTGAACGTCTCGGTCGTCTCACCGGCCGACGGTGAGACCGTCTCGGTCACCAGCCTCCTGAGCACCGAGGGCATCCACTTCATCATCGGCGACGCGATCAGCAACTTCGCGGCGTTCCCGCCGCTTCCGCTGATCGTGGCCGTCATGATCGGCGTCTCGGTCGCCGAGCAGAGCGGGCTGATCACCGCGGCTCTGCGCGGCAGTGTCACCCGGGTACCGAAGAAGTGGCTGACCTTCGCCGTCGTCCTCACCGGTATCAGCGCCAGTGTCGCCTCGGACGCCGCCTACGTGGTGTACATCCCGCTGGCGGCGATGGTGTTCAAGGCCGTCGGGCGCAGCCCGATCCTCGGTTTGGTCGTCGGCTTCGGATCGGTCAGCGCCGGATACAACGCGGCCCTCACCATCACCCTGACCGACGCGCTCATGTCCGGCCTGAGCACCAGCGCCGCCCAGATCATCGACCCCGGTTACGTGGTCAATCCGCTGGCGAACTTCTTCTTCACCTTCGCTTCGGCGATCTTCCTCGCGATCGTGATCACGCTGCTGACCGAGCTGGTCCTGGTGAAGCTGTCCGGCAACGCCCGGGAGGACGAGGACGCCGAGATCGGCGACCTCGGGTCGATGCTCCTGACCGACAGCGAGCGCAAGGGCATGCGCCGTGCGGGCCTGACCCTGCTGGTGTACTTCGGCCTGATCGCGGCAGTGCTGGCTCCCCCGGCGTCGCCGCTGCGCGGGGAGGACGGCGGCGTCCTCAGCTCCCCGCTGCTGAGCGGTGTCGCCTTCGTCCTGGCCATCGCCTTCCTCCTCGTCGGCATCGTCTACGGACGAACCACCGGCTCACTGCCGACCATGGCCTCGGTGCCGCCCGCGATGGCCGTCGGTGTACGCGAACTGGCCCCCGTCCTGGTGCTCTTCTTCGCCGCCGCCCAGTTCATCGCCTACTTCTCCTGGTCCGGCATGGCTGACGTGATCGCGATCAGCGGAGCGAACTTCCTGGAGTCCACGGGGGTTCCCCCCGCGCTGCTCTTCGTCGGTTTCCTGGTTCTCGCCGCGATCCTGAACGTCTTCATCACCAGCGGCTCGGCCCAGTGGGCCCTCATCGCGCCCGTGTTCATCCCCATGTTCATGCTGATGGGCATCAGCCCCGAGACCACTCAGGCGCTGTACCGCATCGCGGACTCGGCGACCAACATCATCAGCCCGATGAGCGCCTACTTCATCATGGTTCTCGGCCTGCTCCAGAAGTACCGCAAGGACGCGGGCGTGGGCACGATGATCTCGCTGACGCTGCCGATCAGCATCACCGTGTTCGTCTCGTGGACGCTGTTCTTCTTCCTCTGGTGGGGCCTGGGCATCCCCCTCGGCCCGGGGACTCCGTACACGTACTAG
- the dxs gene encoding 1-deoxy-D-xylulose-5-phosphate synthase, whose protein sequence is MTLFESIHNPEALKKLPADQLPALAQEIRDFLVDSCSQTGGHLGPSLGVVELSIALHRVFDSPKDPILFDTGHQAYAHKVLTGRHDFSNLKSEGGLSGYPSRAESEHDFIENSHASTALSYADGMAKANEVQGRTDRTVVAVIGDGALTGGMAWEALNNIAEKKNRRLVVVVNDNGRSYSPTMGGLADHLASLRMTPGYEQALDLAKTTLNRTPVVGQPLYEALHGLKKGLKDTIQPQIMFEDLGLKYLGPIDGHDEPAVEKALRRARDFGGPAIVHVITQKGKGYAPAENHDEDQFHAPGPFDIDTGKAKPGPKVEKWTGVFADTMVELGAEREDIVGITAAMLHPTGLNKFADAYPDRIFDVGIAEQHAATAATGMAMNGLHPVVAVYATFLNRCFDQVLMDAALHRQGVTFCLDRAGVTGNDGASHNGMWDMSILQVVPGLRLAAPRDAARLRTLLREAVAVEDAPTVVRYPKGAVAEELPEIGKVGSMDLLRRATDDGHAKDLLIVGVGTMAQVAVEVADRMADQGIGVTVIDPRWVKPLDEALVAEAAEHSVVAVVEDNGRTGAVGDAVARLLRDHEVDVPVRTFGIAQEFLDHAKRDRILQQQGLTPQELSRKLTETVSRRGEGGKPHRELADETA, encoded by the coding sequence GTGACACTGTTCGAGTCGATACACAATCCGGAAGCGCTCAAGAAGCTCCCGGCCGACCAGCTCCCTGCGCTGGCTCAGGAGATCAGGGACTTCCTGGTCGACTCCTGCTCCCAGACCGGTGGGCACCTGGGTCCCAGCCTCGGCGTCGTCGAGCTGAGCATCGCGCTGCACCGGGTCTTCGACTCACCGAAGGACCCGATCCTCTTCGACACCGGCCACCAGGCCTACGCGCACAAGGTCCTCACCGGCCGCCACGACTTCAGCAACCTGAAGTCCGAGGGCGGCCTGTCCGGCTACCCCTCCCGCGCCGAGTCCGAGCACGACTTCATCGAGAACTCCCACGCCTCCACCGCCCTCTCTTACGCCGACGGCATGGCCAAGGCCAACGAGGTCCAGGGGCGCACCGACCGGACCGTGGTCGCCGTCATCGGCGACGGCGCCCTCACCGGCGGTATGGCCTGGGAGGCCCTCAACAACATCGCCGAGAAGAAGAACCGGCGCCTGGTCGTGGTCGTCAACGACAACGGCCGCTCCTACTCGCCCACCATGGGCGGCCTGGCCGACCACCTGGCCTCGCTGCGCATGACCCCCGGCTACGAACAGGCCCTGGACCTGGCCAAGACCACCCTCAACCGCACCCCCGTGGTCGGCCAGCCCCTCTACGAGGCCCTGCACGGCCTCAAGAAGGGCCTCAAGGACACCATCCAGCCGCAGATCATGTTCGAGGACCTGGGCCTGAAGTACCTCGGCCCCATCGACGGGCACGACGAGCCCGCGGTAGAGAAGGCACTGCGCCGCGCCCGCGACTTCGGCGGCCCGGCGATCGTCCACGTCATCACCCAGAAGGGCAAGGGCTACGCCCCGGCCGAGAACCACGACGAGGACCAGTTCCACGCCCCCGGCCCCTTCGACATCGACACCGGCAAGGCCAAGCCCGGCCCCAAGGTGGAGAAGTGGACCGGCGTGTTCGCCGACACCATGGTCGAGCTCGGCGCCGAGCGCGAGGACATCGTGGGCATCACCGCCGCGATGCTCCACCCCACCGGCCTGAACAAGTTCGCCGACGCCTACCCGGACCGGATCTTCGACGTCGGCATCGCCGAGCAGCACGCCGCCACCGCCGCCACCGGCATGGCGATGAACGGCCTGCACCCGGTGGTCGCCGTCTACGCGACCTTCCTCAACCGCTGTTTCGACCAGGTGCTCATGGACGCCGCCCTGCACCGCCAGGGCGTCACCTTCTGCCTGGACCGCGCGGGCGTCACCGGCAACGACGGCGCCAGCCACAACGGCATGTGGGACATGTCCATCCTCCAGGTCGTCCCCGGCCTGCGCCTGGCCGCTCCGCGTGACGCCGCCCGGCTGCGCACCCTGCTGCGCGAGGCCGTCGCCGTCGAGGACGCCCCCACCGTCGTGCGCTACCCCAAGGGCGCCGTCGCCGAGGAGCTGCCCGAGATCGGCAAGGTCGGCTCCATGGACCTGCTGCGCCGCGCCACCGACGACGGCCACGCCAAGGACCTGCTCATCGTCGGCGTGGGCACCATGGCCCAGGTCGCCGTCGAGGTGGCCGACCGCATGGCCGACCAGGGCATCGGCGTCACCGTCATCGACCCGCGCTGGGTCAAGCCCCTGGACGAGGCCCTGGTGGCCGAGGCCGCCGAGCACTCGGTCGTCGCGGTCGTGGAGGACAACGGCCGCACCGGCGCCGTCGGCGACGCCGTGGCCCGCCTGCTGCGCGACCACGAGGTGGACGTGCCCGTGCGGACCTTCGGCATCGCCCAGGAGTTCCTGGACCACGCCAAACGCGACCGCATCCTCCAGCAGCAGGGCCTGACCCCGCAGGAGCTGTCCCGCAAGCTCACCGAGACGGTCTCCCGCCGCGGCGAGGGCGGCAAGCCTCACCGCGAGCTGGCTGACGAAACCGCCTGA
- a CDS encoding sugar ABC transporter substrate-binding protein, whose amino-acid sequence MTTKRPYSRRSAAFGIAAASTALALFTSACGSLTTGTEDGETQTHSLDEGFHVGLLLPELQTARYEAFDRPYFEEALENLCPECEFSYANADQDVDEQQTQAQAMLTDGVDVLVLGAVDSEAAAGTVNEARSQGVPVVAYDRLAQGGVDMYVSFDNHRVGQVQAEALLGALDQAGTAGDGQIVMINGSPTDPNAGSFKAGAHEIFEGQVEIGQEFDTPDWSPDEANSQMEGAITSLGLDEITGVYSANDGMAAGIISALRSAGLSAEDLPPVTGQDAELHGIQRIVAGEQYMTVYKAIRPQAEVAAAMAVSLATGEDLDAGEYSVTDVEDANGETVSAVLLDPIAVTEDNIGDTVVSDGFYTIEQICTDDYADFDFCQEAL is encoded by the coding sequence TTGACTACCAAGCGCCCCTACTCCCGACGTTCGGCCGCCTTCGGCATCGCCGCCGCCAGCACCGCGCTCGCGCTGTTCACCAGCGCCTGCGGTTCGCTCACCACCGGTACCGAGGACGGAGAAACCCAGACCCACAGCCTCGACGAGGGCTTCCACGTCGGTCTGCTGCTCCCCGAGCTCCAGACGGCCCGCTACGAGGCCTTCGACCGGCCCTACTTCGAGGAGGCCCTCGAGAACCTGTGCCCCGAGTGTGAGTTCTCGTACGCCAACGCCGACCAGGACGTCGACGAGCAGCAGACCCAGGCCCAGGCGATGCTGACCGACGGCGTCGACGTGCTCGTGCTCGGCGCGGTCGACTCCGAGGCCGCCGCCGGTACCGTGAACGAGGCGCGCAGCCAGGGCGTTCCGGTCGTGGCCTACGACCGCCTCGCCCAGGGCGGCGTGGACATGTACGTCTCCTTCGACAACCACCGGGTCGGCCAGGTCCAGGCCGAGGCGCTGCTGGGCGCCCTCGACCAGGCGGGCACCGCGGGCGACGGCCAGATCGTCATGATCAACGGCTCGCCCACCGACCCCAACGCGGGCAGCTTCAAGGCCGGCGCCCACGAGATCTTCGAGGGCCAGGTCGAGATCGGCCAGGAGTTCGACACCCCGGACTGGTCGCCGGACGAGGCCAACAGCCAGATGGAGGGCGCCATCACCTCTCTCGGCCTGGACGAGATCACCGGTGTCTACTCGGCCAACGACGGCATGGCCGCGGGTATCATCTCGGCGCTGCGCAGCGCCGGTCTCTCGGCGGAGGACCTCCCCCCGGTCACCGGTCAGGACGCCGAGCTCCACGGCATCCAGCGCATCGTCGCCGGTGAGCAGTACATGACCGTCTACAAGGCCATCCGCCCCCAGGCCGAGGTCGCCGCCGCCATGGCCGTCTCCCTGGCCACCGGCGAGGACCTGGACGCGGGCGAGTACTCCGTCACCGACGTCGAGGACGCCAACGGCGAGACGGTCAGCGCCGTCCTGCTCGACCCCATCGCGGTCACCGAGGACAACATCGGTGACACGGTGGTCTCCGACGGCTTCTACACCATCGAGCAGATCTGCACCGACGACTACGCCGACTTCGACTTCTGCCAGGAAGCCCTCTAA
- a CDS encoding ATP-binding cassette domain-containing protein produces MSTPVLELSGISKTFGAVKALTEVDFQVDPGEVVALLGDNGAGKSTLVKVIAGAHPADSGGTIYWDGEPVTIGAPADAQRLGIATIYQDLALCDNLDIVGNLFLGNERLHFPGTLDEVEMERRAVELLDSLSVSIPSLRVPVAALSGGQRQIIAIARSLLGQPRVVMLDEPTAALGVAQTAQVLDLIERLRDQGLGVVLISHNMADVRAVADRAAVLRLGRNAGDFPIASTSYEEIVAAITGASDNPVTRRSTRTGSSATATKDKE; encoded by the coding sequence ATGAGCACACCCGTCCTGGAACTGTCCGGGATCTCCAAGACCTTCGGGGCCGTCAAGGCCCTCACCGAGGTCGACTTCCAGGTCGACCCCGGAGAGGTCGTCGCCCTGCTCGGTGACAACGGCGCGGGCAAGTCGACCCTCGTCAAGGTCATCGCCGGCGCCCACCCCGCGGACAGCGGCGGCACCATCTACTGGGACGGCGAGCCGGTCACCATCGGAGCGCCCGCCGACGCCCAGCGCCTCGGGATCGCCACGATCTACCAGGACCTCGCGCTCTGCGACAACCTGGACATCGTCGGCAACCTCTTCCTGGGAAATGAGCGCCTGCACTTCCCCGGCACCCTCGACGAGGTCGAGATGGAGCGCCGGGCCGTGGAACTCCTCGACTCGCTGTCGGTGAGCATCCCCAGCCTGCGGGTCCCCGTCGCCGCCCTGTCCGGCGGTCAGCGCCAGATCATCGCGATCGCCCGGTCCCTGCTGGGACAGCCCCGCGTGGTCATGCTCGACGAGCCCACCGCCGCGCTGGGCGTCGCCCAGACCGCCCAGGTCCTGGACCTCATCGAGCGCCTGCGCGACCAGGGGCTGGGCGTGGTCCTGATCAGCCACAACATGGCCGACGTCCGTGCCGTCGCGGACCGGGCGGCCGTGCTCCGCCTGGGCCGCAACGCGGGGGACTTCCCCATCGCCTCGACCAGCTACGAGGAGATCGTGGCTGCCATCACCGGCGCCTCGGACAACCCGGTGACCCGTCGGTCCACCCGTACCGGCTCATCGGCCACGGCCACGAAGGACAAGGAATGA
- a CDS encoding uridine kinase family protein yields MSGEHAEVSTDRPGWAERVAGAVLAAPRRGPAVRVVAVEGRSGSGKSTVAEQLRLALAGRGEPVVLLTMEDLYPGWGGLAESSVLLAEWVLIPLARGRAAAWRRYDWERGCFGTEWEGLPAELVEGGGTLIVEGCGSGAVPVRDLVDLLVWVEVSEETRSERLDQREDAALYAPYRERWARQEDALYSVDPPRERADLRLDNG; encoded by the coding sequence ATGTCAGGGGAGCATGCCGAGGTGAGTACCGACCGGCCCGGGTGGGCGGAGCGCGTGGCCGGGGCCGTGCTGGCCGCGCCCCGGCGCGGCCCCGCGGTGCGGGTGGTGGCGGTGGAGGGGCGTTCGGGTTCGGGCAAGAGCACGGTGGCCGAGCAGCTGCGCCTGGCTCTGGCCGGGCGCGGTGAGCCGGTGGTACTGCTGACGATGGAGGACCTCTATCCGGGCTGGGGCGGTCTGGCCGAGTCCTCGGTACTGCTCGCGGAGTGGGTACTGATCCCTCTTGCGCGCGGGCGCGCGGCGGCCTGGCGCCGCTACGACTGGGAGCGCGGCTGCTTCGGGACGGAGTGGGAGGGCCTGCCCGCCGAACTGGTCGAAGGCGGCGGAACGCTGATCGTGGAGGGGTGCGGTTCGGGAGCCGTACCGGTACGCGACCTGGTGGACCTGCTGGTGTGGGTGGAGGTGTCCGAGGAGACACGTTCGGAGCGGCTGGACCAACGGGAGGACGCCGCCCTGTACGCGCCGTACCGGGAGCGGTGGGCCCGTCAGGAGGACGCCCTGTACTCCGTGGATCCGCCCCGCGAGCGCGCCGACCTGCGGTTGGACAACGGCTGA
- a CDS encoding sulfite exporter TauE/SafE family protein, which produces MFADLLTPTAHGLFGQIDAWVFLLVAAAAVLAGAAVQSMVGLGLGLVAAPVISFLDPTLMPGSLLIAVIILPMLTLLQERRHVDWRGLAWGLPARVPGTVLGVWVVAVLEPRALAGVVGVMVLLAVILSVWAFRVRITPLSLVAAGSLSGFAGTATSVGGPPVALLYQYEPPERVRATLAAFFLFGGAFSLLALGVGGQLDERTIAAGVAAIPFVGIGFLVGSRVRRWVDPGKLRLALLCVVTVSAIGLLLQAALG; this is translated from the coding sequence ATGTTCGCTGATCTCCTCACACCCACCGCCCACGGACTGTTCGGCCAGATCGACGCGTGGGTCTTCCTCCTCGTCGCGGCGGCCGCGGTCCTTGCCGGGGCCGCCGTCCAGAGCATGGTCGGCCTCGGCCTCGGGCTCGTCGCCGCCCCGGTGATCTCCTTCCTCGACCCCACGCTCATGCCCGGATCACTGCTGATCGCCGTGATCATCCTCCCGATGCTCACGCTCCTCCAGGAGCGGCGGCACGTGGACTGGCGGGGCTTGGCCTGGGGGCTGCCCGCCCGCGTCCCCGGAACCGTGCTGGGGGTGTGGGTCGTGGCCGTCCTCGAACCCCGCGCCCTGGCCGGGGTCGTGGGGGTGATGGTCCTGCTGGCCGTCATCCTGTCCGTGTGGGCCTTCCGGGTGCGCATCACCCCCCTCTCGCTGGTCGCGGCGGGCTCCCTGTCCGGCTTCGCGGGCACCGCCACCTCGGTGGGCGGTCCGCCCGTGGCCCTGCTCTACCAGTACGAACCCCCCGAGCGGGTGCGCGCCACCCTGGCCGCGTTCTTCCTGTTCGGCGGGGCCTTCTCACTGCTGGCCCTGGGGGTCGGCGGCCAGCTCGACGAACGCACGATCGCCGCCGGGGTGGCCGCGATCCCCTTCGTCGGCATCGGCTTCCTCGTCGGCAGCCGGGTCCGCCGCTGGGTCGACCCGGGCAAACTCCGGCTCGCGCTGCTGTGCGTGGTGACCGTCTCCGCGATCGGCCTACTGCTCCAGGCCGCCCTGGGATAG